The following is a genomic window from Thermoplasmata archaeon.
CACCCAGGACCATGAGGATCACGAAGTACGCGCTCAGGTGGTGGGTCGTGATCAGCGTGGCCGTGACCAGGACGAGGGGGAGGGCGACTCGAGGATCGCGGCGGAGTCGGAGGAACAGGAGGAGGGATGTGAAGGCGAGGAGGTCGCCCAGCGTGGCGGGGGCCGTGTGCGACGTGGCGTACACATGGGGCATGACGCCCGCCACGAACGCGGCGACGAACAAGGCGACGCGGCGGTCGTGGACGATCTCCTCGGAGAGCAGGAAGATGGGCAGGACCGCAAGGGCCCCCAGGATCGGAATGAGGAGGTTCAGGACCGTGGGCAGGTCGAGCCCTCCAAGTCCGACGAGGGCCTCTTGAGCGAAGAACATCCCCGGAAACCACGGATACGTGCTCCCCCAGCCCACGTAGTGCACTGGCATGTGGCCGTACACGGTGAGAAACCGAAGGATGCCGAAGTACTCCCCGAAGTCCGAGCCCCAATACAGGCCTCCGAGGAGCGGAGAGAGCCGGATGCCGACGGCCGCGAGGGCGATCGCCGCGAGGGCGACGCCCGTGGACTTCCTCATCCGGCCGACCATTGGCGAACGCTACTTGAGGGTTGCCCTACGCGGTCCGCCTACGGCGGGCCAAAGAGCTATGCCGCGGCGGCCCACTTGCGGAGCCATGTCCCTCACGCTGCAGCCCGTCGGCGTCGTTCACGGCGGGCTGCCCCCTCCGGGTTCCGACAAGCCGCGACCGACCGATTTCAGCGAACTCGAGGGCCGCATCGAAGTCTTCCCTGAGTACGCTCCAGCCCTTGATGGGATCGACGGGTTCTCCCACCTGTTCATCCTCTCCCATCTCGACCGGCAGAAGGCGGGCGGGAAGGGGCTGCTCCGGGTGAGTCCGAGGCTGCATCGAGGCTCGGACGTCCCCGTGGAGAAGGCGCCCGAGGTCGGGGTGTTCGCCACGGATTCCCCCGCCCGTCCCAATCCGATCGGCCTGACCCTGGTCAGGCTCGTGGCGCGGCAAGGGAACGTCCTCATCGTCCAGGGGGTCGACGTGTACGACGGCACTCCGGTCCTGGACCTGAAGCCGTACCGGGCGGACTACAAGGCGGAGCGGCATGTCGTCCCCCGGTGGGCCACGGAGGGCGACCCGGAACGGAACCCCCTCTGATGGGTTCGCGCGGCCCCTGACGTCCGGGGACACAAAGGTACTTGCCGCTCATAGAGCCGAGAGAGAAAAGCCTTCGCCGTTTACCGTGCGCTGCTTCGCCACTGCCCTCTCACGCTGGGCCGCCCGGTGAAATGACCGCGCAATGGATTTGGCCCTGGATGGCCTAGCGCAATCAAAGGATGAGCTCGCTATGACCCAATTCGTCCTGGTCCCCGGCGCATGGCTGGGGGCATGGGCCTGGAAGAAGGTCGTCCCTCCCCTCGAGGAGCGCGGCCACGTCGCCTGCCCCGTCACGCTCACCGGAGTGGCCGAGCGGGCGCATCTCGCCTCGATGGACGTAGGGATGGAGACCGGGATCCAGGACGTCCTGAACGTGATCCACTACAACGATCTCGACGACGTGGTGCTCGTGGGGCACAGCTTCGCGGGCAAGGTCGCCGCCGCGGTGGCGGATCGCGCGGCCGACAGGATCCGCATGGTCCTGTACCTGGACGGGTTCAGTCCGAAGAAGGTCCGGACCCCTCAAGGGAGCTTTCCCGACGAATTCCCGGTCACCGGCTCCGTGGTCCCCTTCCCGGAGGAATTCCTGGGCGTCGTCGGGAAGGACGTTCAGGGGACGGACCGCAAGTGGTTGCTCTCGAAAGCCTCCCCGCTCCCGGTCCGGTACCTCCGCGATCCGATTATCCTCTCCGCGAAGTACGATGCAGTCAAGAAATCGTACATCTATTGCACGGGCGGGGACACGCTCGCCTGGTACCTCTCGCAGGCGCC
Proteins encoded in this region:
- a CDS encoding alpha/beta hydrolase codes for the protein MTQFVLVPGAWLGAWAWKKVVPPLEERGHVACPVTLTGVAERAHLASMDVGMETGIQDVLNVIHYNDLDDVVLVGHSFAGKVAAAVADRAADRIRMVLYLDGFSPKKVRTPQGSFPDEFPVTGSVVPFPEEFLGVVGKDVQGTDRKWLLSKASPLPVRYLRDPIILSAKYDAVKKSYIYCTGGDTLAWYLSQAPGRSVDEVLKERLDGPYRLIESGHYPMITKPRELAEAMISLSGT
- the tsaA gene encoding tRNA (N6-threonylcarbamoyladenosine(37)-N6)-methyltransferase TrmO → MSLTLQPVGVVHGGLPPPGSDKPRPTDFSELEGRIEVFPEYAPALDGIDGFSHLFILSHLDRQKAGGKGLLRVSPRLHRGSDVPVEKAPEVGVFATDSPARPNPIGLTLVRLVARQGNVLIVQGVDVYDGTPVLDLKPYRADYKAERHVVPRWATEGDPERNPL